A single window of Drosophila suzukii chromosome 3, CBGP_Dsuzu_IsoJpt1.0, whole genome shotgun sequence DNA harbors:
- the LOC139352755 gene encoding uncharacterized protein, whose product MALKWLNSIELAGKLLTQVLVLIDRLSKWTKLVPLRSATAESLRKAFRGRIIARYARYHPKVVKTSNGVHFASRIFKSLLAEMGIRQQFTAPYTPQENQTERANRTVKTLIAQFTGQDQINWIEKWPENMLAVNPGISESSLYDRETLGTGRATETPEENAKKLREVFEIVRRNLEKAFQDQARHYNLGGGNGRQRWGRSMCQGTPPVQSGRSIRCKNSPEVRWYL is encoded by the coding sequence ATGGCTTtaaagtggctcaacagcattgAATTGGCTGGCAAATTGCTAACCCAAGTGCTTGTCCTGATAGATAGACTCTCGAAATGGACGAAACTAGTGCCGCTGCGTAGTGCGACAGCCGAGTCGCTTAGAAAAGCATTTAGGgggcgcataatcgcaaggtacgcaAGGTACCACCCGAAGGTGGTCAAAACGAGCAACGGAGTACACTTTGCGAGCCGCATCTTCAAAAGTTTACTGGCTGAAATGGGTATTAGACAGCAATTCACAGCACCCTACACGCCACAGGAGAATCAGACAGAGCGAGCAAatagaacggtcaagaccctGATAGCGCAGTTcacagggcaggaccagataAACTGGatcgagaagtggccggagaatATGTTAGCAGTGAACCCGGGCATATCGGAGTCCAGCCTGTATGATAGGGAAACTTTGGGCACTGGACGAGCCACGGAGACCCCGGAGGAAAATGCCAAGAAACTAAGGGAAGTATTTGAGATCGTACGGCGAAATCTGGAAAAGGCAttccaggaccaagccagacactacaatctgggaggaggcaatggacgccagcGGTGGGGACGTAGTATGTGTCAAGGAACaccacctgtccaaagcggccgaagcATTCGTTGCAAAaatagccccgaggtacgatggtacttgtag
- the LOC139352994 gene encoding uncharacterized protein, translated as MSSMKCYLNADAVNQFDEDDLLARMEWVTSLNQAFDSAQTSLERLDFAEISSDHRIEFAEVFMDVKAKLSRGLAAHRKSQLPASTAENSTSIDITYNADLSFRSRKPRLPNLEIARFHGSYSEWPVFLATFTTVIGNDDELSDIEKLQYIRSSLGGVALETIRSFEPSNANYKKATNLLVNRFDNKVLHFQAHVQATFGLKGVEKGSSKGLRELSDCMNSHLRGIRTLANTQQILDGLLIHIVTRKLDQRTREKWEEDLLITELSTWDAMESFLEKRCRMMENLDQALVTQTPGQQKMLKALRC; from the exons atgagctcgatgaaatgttatttgaacgctgatgcggttaatcagtttgacgaagatgatttgctggcgcgaatggaatgggtcacttccttaaaccaggcatttgattcAGCGCAaacatcgttggaaagactggattttgcagagatctcgagcgaccatcggattgaatttgccgaggttttcatggatgtgaaggccAAACTGAGCCGAGGCTTGGCTgctcatcgcaagtcacaattgccggcttcaaccgctgaaaattcaacatctattgacatcacttataatgcggatctttcttttcgatctaggaagcctcggttgccaaatttggaaattgctcgttttcatggatcctactctgagtggccggttttccttgcgactttcactaccgtcatcggaaatgatgatgagctaagcgacattgaaaaattacaatatattcgttcgagtttgggcggcgtggctctggaaaccatacgctcgtttgaaccctcgaatgctaattataaaaaggctacgaatttgctggttaatcgatttgataataaggttttacactttcaggcacacGTTCAGGCAAcattcggtttaaagggtgtcgagaagggatcttccaagggtcttcgggagctgagtgattgcatgaattcgcatctgcgaggaattcgaaccctggccaatacgcaacaaattttggatggacttttaattcacatcgtcactcggaaactggatcagaggacgcgggaaaaatgggaagaggatttgttaatcactgagctgtctacctgggatgctatggagtcatttttggaaaagaggtgcaggatgatggaaaacttggatcaagccttggtaactcaaacaccaggccagcag aaaatgctaaaagccttgaggtgctaa
- the LOC139352756 gene encoding uncharacterized protein, producing MLVSVHSVDCGLRYTPIELKDFELVLRGPERLVRNQGCWPSTDFEAKGAKSPVLERFSTISQALRITGCIMRFKDNASGKVERRFGPLSIEELDYALLAVVRIAQRESFATDLSAVMNSKRLPSRSKLLNLSPILEEGILRVRGRLRHWSLSHERRHPIILPSPHHFTELVIRHSHYLTLHGSAQTRPTTTVQLMGDLPVHRVNPSRPFIATGVDYAGTIEIKAARLRRTSFNKGYIAVFICLATKAVYLEAVTGLTTEHFLLALDRFTGRRGLVQHLYSDNGTNFVADYVMKTVYGQLQADYE from the exons ATGTTGGTGTCGGTACA TTCAGTGGACTGCGGACTGCGCTACACTCCCATCGAGCTAAAGGACTTCGAGCTGGTGTTGCGGGGGCCAGAAAGGCTTGTACGCAATCAAGGATGTTGGCCATCGACAGATTTCGAGGCAAAGGGGGCCAAAAGTCCCGTTCTTGAGAGATTTTCTACAATCAGCCAGGCTTTGCGAATCACCGGTTGCATCATGCGTTTCAAGGACAACGCGTCCGGCAAGGTAGAGAGACGCTTTGGGCCATTAAGTATTGAGGAGCTCGACTACGCCTTATTAGCCGTCGTACGGATCGCACAGCGCGAATCGTTCGCAACCGACTTGTCTGCTGTAATGAACTCCAAACGGTTGCCCTCGCGGAGCAAGTTATTAAATTTGTCGCCGATATTAGAGGAAGGCATCTTGCGGGTGAGGGGACGACTTCGCCATTGGAGTTTGTCGCACGAACGTCGTCATCCAATAATCCTGCCAAGTCCACATCATTTCACCGAATTAGTAATACGTCACTCGCACTATCTAACGCTGCACGGAAGTGCGCA AACGCGACCCACTACTACGGTTCAGCTTATGGGGGACTTGCCTGTTCATCGGGTCAACCCTAGTCGACCGTTCATTGCCACTGGTGTCGACTACGCAGGCACAATAGAGATTAAGGCAGCGCGTCTACGACGCACTAGCTTTAACAAGGGATACATCGCTGTGTTCATTTGTCTCGCAACAAAGGCGGTGTATTTGGAGGCGGTGACAGGTCTGACCACGGAGCATTTTTTACTGGCTCTGGACAGGTTCACCGGTCGACGAGGACTGGTTCAGCACCTTTACAGCGACAACGGTACCAACTTTGTTGCAGATTATGTGATGAAGACGGTTTACGGTCAGCTTCAAGCGGATTACGAGTAG